In Aquila chrysaetos chrysaetos chromosome 2, bAquChr1.4, whole genome shotgun sequence, the following are encoded in one genomic region:
- the GJB7 gene encoding gap junction beta-7 protein: MSWGFLRDLLSGVNKYSIGIGRIWVAVVFIFRLLVYIVAAENIWKYEHDEFECNIKQPGCENVCFDHFFPVSHISLWALQLIMVSTPSLLVVFHVAYREKREKHHNQKLYKSPGEIDGGLLCTYLISLILKMGLEIVFLVLFYKLYNGFKVPRLVKCDIRPCPNTVDCFISKPTEKMIFLYFLVATSCLCIVLNLSELSYLIFKYSIKCYLKRYIKKCQGSESDCHKSGIIVSKRQKSADGACAINRAQPPSLSARSQSHFPFRKCLVYSVFNGMA, translated from the exons atgagcTGGGGATTCCTACGTGATCTGCTGAGTGGAGTGAACAAATATTCAATAGGAATTGGAAGAATTTGGGTAGCAGTTGTGTTCATATTCCGCTTACTGGTTTATATTGTGGCTgcagaaaacatctggaaataTGAACATGATGAATTTGAATGCAATATCAAGCAGCCTGGTTGTGAAAATGTCTGCTTCGaccattttttccctgtctcccaCATCAGTCTTTGGGCTTTGCAATTAATCATGGTCTCCACCCCTTCACTCTTGGTTGTTTTTCATGTTGCTTACcgagagaagagagagaaacaccACAACCAGAAACTTTATAAAAGTCCAGGAGAGATAGATGGTGGATTGCTGTGCACTTACCTTATcagccttattttaaaaatgggattagaaatagtttttcttgttctgttttataaatTGTACAATGGATTCAAAGTACCACGTCTTGTGAAATGTGACATAAGACCATGTCCCAATACCGTAGACTGCTTTATTTCCAAACCCACAGAGAAGATGattttcctctattttctgGTGGCAACTTCATGCCTATGCATTGTACTAAATCTAAGTGAATTGAGTTATCTCATTTTCAAATACTCCATAAAATGTTATCTGAAGAGGTACATCAAGAAATGTCAAGGCTCAGAAAGTGATTGCCACAAATCAGGAATCATTG TCAGCAAGAGGCAGAAGAGCGCGGATGGAGCCTGTGCCATCAACAGAGCACAACCACCGAGTTTATCTGCAAGATCACAATCTCACTTCCCTTTCAGAAAGTGCCTtgtttattcagtttttaatgGTATGGCATAA